A window of Planktothrix sp. FACHB-1365 contains these coding sequences:
- a CDS encoding Uma2 family endonuclease, which produces MSPPQETLLNGIILPPTQDELPCDDGVPMETQRHKLQMDLLIDQLIPWLEQREDGYVGGNMFLYFSLAQVRNQDFKGPDFFAVLGVPKKERKSWVVWEEGKAPDVIIELLSDSTAQRDKTDKKLIYQNQVRVPEYFWYDPFNPDDWAGFTLINGSYEPIFPDQFNRLVSQQLGLSLVRWSGSYKTVETIWLRWATSEGEILPTVDELSAQKAEEAQRQAEEAQHQAEEAQRQTEEAQRQTEEAQRQAEEAQRQTEEAQRQTEEAQRQTEEAQRQAEEAQRQTEEAQQRSQELEALLNRYRQQFGELPESSSDQF; this is translated from the coding sequence ATGTCACCACCCCAAGAAACACTCCTAAATGGGATAATATTACCGCCCACGCAAGATGAACTACCTTGTGACGATGGAGTCCCGATGGAAACTCAACGCCATAAACTGCAAATGGATTTACTGATTGATCAGTTAATTCCTTGGTTAGAACAACGAGAAGATGGTTATGTTGGGGGAAATATGTTCCTCTATTTTAGTTTAGCCCAAGTGCGGAACCAAGACTTCAAAGGCCCCGATTTTTTTGCTGTATTAGGAGTTCCCAAAAAAGAACGAAAAAGTTGGGTGGTTTGGGAAGAAGGAAAAGCCCCTGATGTGATTATTGAATTATTATCAGACAGTACCGCCCAACGAGATAAAACCGACAAAAAACTCATCTATCAAAATCAAGTTCGGGTTCCTGAATATTTCTGGTATGATCCCTTTAATCCTGATGATTGGGCAGGATTTACCTTAATTAATGGCAGTTATGAACCGATTTTTCCTGATCAATTTAATCGATTAGTCAGTCAACAATTAGGCTTATCATTAGTGCGATGGTCAGGAAGTTATAAAACCGTTGAAACGATCTGGTTAAGATGGGCAACTTCAGAGGGTGAAATTCTACCCACCGTTGATGAATTATCTGCACAAAAAGCCGAAGAAGCTCAACGCCAAGCCGAAGAAGCTCAACACCAAGCCGAAGAAGCTCAACGCCAAACCGAAGAAGCTCAACGCCAAACCGAAGAAGCTCAACGTCAAGCCGAAGAAGCTCAACGCCAAACCGAAGAAGCTCAACGCCAAACCGAAGAAGCTCAACGCCAAACCGAAGAAGCTCAACGTCAAGCCGAAGAAGCTCAACGCCAAACCGAAGAAGCTCAACAG
- a CDS encoding acyl-CoA dehydrogenase family protein, with protein sequence MSELLQQTESYLKQKIYPQANQIDECSKALNQAFKELGELGVLGLRIPQGWGGRQIDAETFFKFQELIARYSGALAFLQTQHQSVAGMLIQSSNTQLQADYLPRMSHGIAKIGVGFSHLRRLGNPSIIAIPVTGGYQLNGFVPWITGWGIFEEFVVAAILPDGQSVWGLVPFCEQKIGESTIALSPPLSLCGMTSTNTVTATFTQWFLPAEKVVSIHPVGWIQDNDKTKVLHASFLALGCARAGLEIVEIAFQKTGFSFIQDAFNSLNQELNQCRSKIFLAQNHPQTLNTSEKYKLRAWAIELAVRCAHAAITVSSGAANLNSNSAQRIYREALVFTVSGQTTELMKATLEKIKNCKVL encoded by the coding sequence GTGTCTGAACTGCTACAACAAACAGAATCCTATTTAAAACAAAAGATTTACCCCCAGGCTAATCAAATAGATGAATGTTCAAAAGCCCTGAATCAAGCCTTTAAGGAATTAGGAGAATTAGGAGTTTTAGGATTAAGAATTCCCCAGGGTTGGGGAGGGCGACAAATCGACGCAGAAACCTTTTTTAAATTTCAAGAATTAATCGCCCGTTATTCAGGTGCCTTAGCCTTTTTGCAAACTCAACATCAAAGTGTTGCTGGGATGTTAATTCAAAGCTCTAATACTCAATTACAAGCAGATTATTTACCCCGAATGAGTCATGGAATTGCTAAAATTGGAGTCGGTTTTTCCCACTTAAGACGATTAGGAAATCCCTCAATTATTGCTATTCCTGTAACGGGGGGATATCAACTTAATGGCTTTGTTCCTTGGATAACAGGATGGGGAATTTTTGAAGAATTTGTAGTTGCTGCAATATTACCTGATGGTCAATCTGTTTGGGGGTTAGTCCCCTTTTGCGAACAAAAAATAGGAGAAAGTACGATAGCATTAAGTCCTCCCCTGTCCCTTTGCGGCATGACTTCCACTAATACCGTAACAGCAACCTTTACCCAATGGTTTTTACCAGCAGAAAAAGTCGTTTCTATTCATCCCGTTGGCTGGATACAAGACAATGATAAAACTAAAGTTTTACACGCTAGTTTTTTAGCGTTAGGCTGTGCGAGAGCAGGGTTAGAGATTGTAGAAATAGCCTTTCAAAAAACAGGGTTTTCCTTTATTCAAGATGCCTTTAATTCCTTAAATCAAGAACTCAATCAATGTCGCTCTAAAATATTTTTGGCTCAAAATCATCCTCAAACTCTGAATACTTCAGAAAAATATAAACTCCGCGCCTGGGCGATAGAATTAGCCGTGCGTTGCGCCCATGCTGCGATAACAGTTTCCAGTGGTGCGGCAAATTTAAACAGCAATTCTGCCCAAAGAATTTATCGAGAAGCGTTAGTTTTTACGGTATCCGGTCAAACAACAGAATTAATGAAAGCCACCTTAGAAAAAATCAAGAATTGTAAGGTTTTATAA
- a CDS encoding AbrB family transcriptional regulator, translating to MNIDYQNTLTHLRQEFSRTLPQFVQLLPQLMLAVGVGYLFNGLHVPVGWLIGPMVAGILYAVFRGKPQPLPPIFFIVGQAIVAIATATGFSWHTLGLMKTYAFPLMICILITGGMSVLNGYLLGRWGNLDRATGFLSCVPGASYSLIAMSEAMGADAIAVALLQYLRILLVAVIVPTLVGYWFAGDTTIPSVLSIPLQTLPSLPPVFNLAILGGCGVLGILLGEKFHLPSSLFFGPFIVSLIVFWTIPHSIKMPSLLFTVGLLFVGFSIGLKFDWNNAKTLWKAVLIEIVLVLILILFCLGAGYIFHEITQVDTMTAILGSTPGGITAMIATVIQLGGDSGIVLAMQMTRMLLILLISPWFGNLLIKNSKLI from the coding sequence ATGAATATAGACTATCAAAATACCCTGACGCACTTGAGGCAAGAATTCTCTCGAACTTTGCCCCAATTTGTCCAGCTTTTACCTCAGTTGATGCTGGCTGTGGGGGTCGGCTATTTATTCAACGGGTTGCACGTTCCTGTGGGATGGCTGATTGGCCCAATGGTGGCGGGCATTCTTTATGCCGTGTTTCGAGGAAAACCCCAGCCCCTACCCCCAATCTTTTTTATCGTGGGTCAAGCGATTGTTGCGATCGCAACGGCTACAGGGTTTTCCTGGCATACCCTAGGCTTAATGAAAACTTACGCTTTTCCCCTGATGATCTGTATTCTGATTACTGGGGGAATGAGTGTCTTAAATGGCTATTTATTAGGACGTTGGGGTAATCTTGATCGGGCGACGGGGTTCCTCAGTTGTGTTCCTGGGGCGAGTTACAGTTTAATTGCTATGAGTGAGGCAATGGGGGCCGATGCGATCGCCGTTGCCCTGTTACAATATCTACGAATTTTATTAGTTGCTGTTATTGTTCCTACCCTCGTCGGTTACTGGTTTGCAGGGGATACGACTATCCCTTCTGTGCTCTCGATTCCCCTTCAAACTTTACCTTCTTTACCTCCGGTTTTCAACCTAGCAATTCTGGGCGGTTGTGGTGTGTTAGGAATTCTATTAGGGGAAAAATTTCATTTACCGTCATCCTTATTTTTTGGGCCGTTTATCGTTAGTTTAATTGTCTTTTGGACAATCCCCCACTCGATTAAAATGCCCTCCTTACTATTTACCGTTGGGCTATTGTTTGTGGGGTTTTCTATCGGGTTAAAGTTTGACTGGAACAATGCTAAAACTCTTTGGAAAGCGGTTTTAATTGAAATCGTTTTAGTCCTAATATTAATTTTATTTTGTTTGGGCGCGGGTTATATCTTCCATGAAATTACCCAAGTCGATACCATGACGGCTATATTAGGTTCCACACCGGGAGGAATTACAGCTATGATTGCAACCGTAATTCAACTGGGGGGAGACTCTGGAATTGTATTAGCGATGCAAATGACCCGAATGTTATTGATCTTATTAATTAGTCCTTGGTTTGGAAATCTATTAATTAAAAATTCAAAGCTTATCTAA
- a CDS encoding peroxiredoxin → MAVKVGDMAPDFTLTSQTGESVSLKDFQGKKSVVLYFYPKDDTPGCTAEACGFRDSYQVFKDAGAEVIGISSDSTQSHQQFVKKYNLPFILLSDTGNKVRQLYGVPAALWILPGRVTYIIDKDGVVRHLFDSMLEFQRHVEEALTTLKTIAVS, encoded by the coding sequence ATGGCCGTTAAAGTCGGAGATATGGCTCCTGATTTCACCTTAACTTCGCAAACGGGCGAATCAGTTAGTCTTAAGGACTTCCAAGGAAAAAAATCCGTTGTCCTCTACTTTTATCCCAAAGATGATACTCCGGGCTGTACGGCTGAAGCCTGTGGCTTTCGAGATAGCTATCAAGTCTTTAAAGATGCGGGTGCAGAAGTGATTGGGATTAGTTCGGACAGCACCCAATCCCATCAACAGTTTGTCAAAAAATACAATCTTCCGTTTATTTTGTTAAGTGATACTGGCAATAAAGTTCGTCAACTCTATGGTGTTCCAGCCGCACTGTGGATTCTCCCCGGCCGTGTGACCTACATTATTGATAAAGACGGTGTGGTGCGACATCTGTTTGATTCGATGCTAGAGTTTCAGCGTCACGTTGAGGAAGCCTTAACGACTCTCAAGACTATTGCGGTTTCTTAG
- a CDS encoding B12-binding domain-containing radical SAM protein, producing the protein MKTLLIYPEFPPTFWSYEKILELVNRKVLLPPLGLITVAAILPQSWEFKLVDRNITSVSEADWDWAELVILSGMIVQKSDFIAQIQEAKRRGKLVAVGGPYPTSVPHEIETAGADFLILDEGEITLPMFVEAIERGETSGVFRTPEKPSVTLTPIPRYDLLELDAYDSMSVQFSRGCPFQCEFCDIIVLYGRKPRTKTPEQLLKELDYLYELGWRRGVFMVDDNFIGNKRNVKLLLKALKIWQAEHQYPFRFNTEASVDLADDAELMDLMVECNFDAVFLGIETPDTSSLELTKKYQNNRSPLLEAVDKIIRAGLRPMAGFILGFDGEKPGAGSRIIDFVEQAAIPAALFSMLQALPNTALWTRLEKEGRLINPKKFDINQTTLINFIPTRPVEEIAEEYIETFWQLYDPERYLERTYRCFLKLGAPKCHPPGKIPSFIDLKALATVIWRQGFKRKTRWKFWQYLFSIIKHNPAVWDHYLTLCAHNEHFLEYRQIVKTEIEQQLAEYKAQKAQLQTQVPA; encoded by the coding sequence ATGAAAACATTATTAATTTATCCCGAATTTCCTCCTACTTTTTGGTCCTATGAAAAAATCCTGGAATTAGTGAATCGCAAAGTCTTATTACCGCCTTTAGGATTAATTACAGTGGCGGCAATTTTGCCCCAAAGTTGGGAATTTAAACTGGTTGATCGCAATATTACCTCTGTGAGTGAAGCCGATTGGGATTGGGCAGAATTAGTCATTCTTTCAGGAATGATTGTGCAGAAATCCGATTTTATCGCCCAAATTCAAGAAGCGAAAAGACGAGGAAAATTAGTGGCTGTTGGTGGCCCCTACCCCACGTCTGTTCCCCATGAAATTGAAACCGCCGGAGCAGATTTTTTGATTTTAGATGAAGGGGAAATCACCCTTCCGATGTTTGTTGAAGCGATTGAACGGGGGGAAACATCCGGGGTATTTCGTACCCCAGAAAAACCCAGTGTCACCTTAACGCCTATTCCCCGTTACGACTTATTAGAATTGGATGCTTATGATTCCATGTCGGTACAGTTTTCACGGGGATGTCCGTTTCAATGTGAATTTTGTGACATTATTGTGCTTTATGGCCGTAAACCCCGCACCAAAACCCCAGAACAATTATTAAAAGAATTAGATTATCTCTATGAACTGGGATGGCGACGAGGGGTGTTCATGGTGGATGATAATTTTATTGGCAATAAACGCAATGTCAAATTATTGTTAAAAGCCTTAAAAATTTGGCAAGCCGAACATCAATATCCCTTCCGGTTTAATACAGAAGCTTCCGTAGACTTAGCGGATGATGCAGAATTAATGGATTTGATGGTGGAGTGTAATTTTGATGCGGTATTTTTAGGGATTGAAACCCCCGATACCAGTAGCTTAGAACTGACTAAAAAATATCAAAATAACCGCAGTCCCCTATTAGAAGCCGTTGATAAAATTATCCGGGCTGGTTTACGACCAATGGCGGGATTTATTCTAGGGTTTGATGGCGAAAAACCCGGTGCGGGTTCTCGAATTATTGACTTTGTGGAACAAGCTGCGATTCCAGCGGCTTTATTTAGTATGTTACAAGCCTTACCGAATACGGCGCTATGGACTCGTTTAGAAAAAGAAGGACGGTTAATTAATCCCAAAAAGTTTGATATTAACCAAACCACTTTAATTAACTTTATTCCCACTCGTCCCGTTGAAGAAATTGCTGAAGAATATATTGAAACCTTTTGGCAACTTTATGATCCTGAACGGTATTTAGAACGCACCTATCGCTGTTTCTTAAAGTTAGGCGCACCTAAATGTCATCCTCCGGGTAAAATACCAAGTTTTATTGATTTAAAAGCCTTAGCCACTGTAATTTGGCGACAAGGATTTAAACGCAAAACCCGGTGGAAATTTTGGCAATATTTGTTCAGTATTATCAAACATAATCCCGCCGTTTGGGATCATTATTTAACCTTATGCGCCCATAATGAGCATTTCTTAGAATATCGGCAAATTGTCAAAACAGAAATTGAACAACAGTTAGCTGAATATAAAGCTCAAAAAGCCCAACTGCAAACTCAAGTTCCAGCGTAG
- the aqpZ gene encoding aquaporin Z, whose product MPITKRCLAEFMGTFWLVFGGCGSAVFAAQFPDVNNPLGIGFTGVAFAFGLTVLTMAYAIGHISGCHLNPAVSFGLWAGKRFSGGKDLALYIGSQVAGAIVASLVLYLIVSGKAGFDAAAFKSGSNPFATNGYGDHSPGGYGLFSALLHEFVLTFMFLMVIMGSTDRRAPQGFAPIAIGLGLTLIHLIGIPVTNVSVNPARSTGPALFIGGWAIQQLWLFWVAPILGGIAAALTYNSLFGESPSNPDV is encoded by the coding sequence ATGCCGATCACTAAGCGATGTCTTGCCGAGTTTATGGGAACATTTTGGCTCGTTTTTGGAGGATGTGGATCTGCTGTTTTTGCGGCTCAATTTCCAGACGTCAATAATCCGCTTGGTATTGGATTTACTGGGGTTGCATTTGCCTTTGGGTTAACCGTTTTAACGATGGCCTATGCCATTGGTCATATTTCCGGTTGCCATCTCAACCCTGCGGTTTCCTTTGGATTATGGGCGGGTAAACGCTTTTCAGGCGGAAAAGATTTAGCACTTTATATTGGATCTCAAGTTGCAGGAGCAATTGTCGCTTCTTTAGTGCTTTATTTAATCGTCAGTGGCAAAGCGGGATTTGATGCAGCAGCCTTTAAGAGTGGTTCTAACCCCTTTGCAACCAATGGATATGGAGACCATTCTCCCGGCGGTTACGGGTTATTTTCAGCCCTACTGCATGAATTTGTGTTGACATTTATGTTCTTGATGGTAATTATGGGATCAACCGATCGCCGCGCCCCTCAAGGCTTTGCCCCCATTGCTATTGGTTTAGGATTAACCTTAATTCACTTAATCGGAATTCCCGTCACCAATGTATCTGTAAATCCAGCCCGTAGCACCGGCCCAGCATTGTTTATTGGCGGTTGGGCAATCCAACAATTATGGTTATTTTGGGTCGCACCTATTTTAGGGGGAATAGCCGCAGCTTTAACCTATAACAGTTTATTTGGTGAATCGCCATCTAACCCCGATGTTTAA
- a CDS encoding phosphatase PAP2 family protein: protein MFDGSLWNYIRSFFLILKRSLIAHRVALLILLVGVFFPLQIFGELAEEVWENEGGFSWDVPTLLAIHSTANPQLDRFASTLTRLGVFWGVFPVATVIVLTLLFHRRWHQLTYLVITLLGSIIINRTTKVLLHRVRPHLWESPAPELDYGFPSGHAMSSMTLVVALVVLTWGSRWCWFVLAVGGGFVLAIGWTRLYLGVHYPSDILAGWAASIAWAIGVRLLLKFPSPRKNSS, encoded by the coding sequence ATGTTTGATGGCAGTCTTTGGAATTATATCCGGTCATTTTTCTTAATCTTGAAGCGATCGCTAATTGCTCATCGGGTTGCTTTATTAATTTTGTTGGTTGGAGTCTTTTTTCCGTTACAAATCTTTGGAGAATTAGCTGAGGAAGTTTGGGAAAACGAAGGGGGCTTTTCGTGGGATGTACCCACCCTTCTAGCGATTCACTCAACAGCAAACCCTCAACTCGATAGGTTCGCTTCAACCTTGACTAGGTTGGGTGTTTTTTGGGGAGTTTTTCCCGTTGCGACCGTTATTGTGTTAACGCTACTGTTTCACCGTCGCTGGCATCAATTAACCTATTTAGTAATTACTTTGCTCGGAAGTATTATTATCAATCGAACAACAAAAGTTCTGCTGCACCGAGTACGTCCTCACCTTTGGGAATCTCCGGCTCCCGAATTAGATTATGGCTTTCCCAGTGGTCATGCCATGTCAAGCATGACTCTCGTTGTGGCTCTAGTGGTGTTAACTTGGGGGAGTCGCTGGTGCTGGTTCGTTTTAGCCGTTGGAGGGGGATTTGTCTTGGCAATTGGCTGGACACGCTTATATTTAGGAGTTCATTATCCTAGCGATATTCTGGCAGGTTGGGCAGCTTCTATTGCATGGGCAATTGGAGTAAGATTGCTGCTCAAATTTCCCTCCCCTCGCAAAAATTCATCTTGA
- a CDS encoding cation diffusion facilitator family transporter: MNNNKSARFYTFLSIGAALLTIALKTGAYLLTGSVGLLSDAAESCVNLVAAIIATWAVTYAAKPPDEKHTFGHYKAEYFSSGVEGALILVAAGSIAFAAWQRLLHPQPLEQLGIGLGLSLVAAAINGGLALVMLRASKRLRSITLRADAHHLLTDVWTSVGVVLGLILVPITQWLILDPIIAFIVAANIVWAGFRLIHETGLGLLDTAMPVAERRLITDILAGYDAQGVQFHALRTRVAGSRRFVSLHVLVPGAWTVQQGHDICEQIELAIGRSLPGTYVFTHLEPLEDPISWQDQQLDRDL; the protein is encoded by the coding sequence ATGAACAATAATAAATCTGCCCGTTTCTACACGTTTCTGTCCATTGGAGCAGCACTCCTAACCATCGCCCTGAAAACGGGAGCTTACTTACTCACGGGTTCTGTTGGCTTATTATCGGATGCGGCAGAATCCTGTGTGAATTTAGTCGCCGCTATTATTGCAACCTGGGCTGTTACTTATGCAGCCAAACCACCCGATGAAAAACATACCTTCGGACATTACAAAGCCGAATATTTTTCCAGTGGAGTTGAAGGTGCATTAATTCTAGTCGCCGCAGGTAGTATTGCCTTCGCAGCTTGGCAACGCTTGCTTCATCCTCAACCCTTGGAGCAATTGGGAATTGGACTCGGATTATCTCTGGTCGCGGCTGCCATCAATGGTGGATTAGCTTTGGTGATGTTGAGAGCGAGTAAGCGATTACGTTCAATTACATTGCGCGCGGATGCTCATCACCTGCTTACCGATGTCTGGACTTCCGTAGGGGTTGTATTGGGATTAATTTTAGTCCCCATTACTCAATGGTTGATTCTTGATCCGATTATTGCTTTTATCGTTGCTGCTAATATCGTTTGGGCGGGTTTCAGGTTAATACACGAGACGGGTTTGGGACTGCTCGACACCGCAATGCCTGTAGCAGAACGTCGCCTGATCACAGATATTTTAGCGGGTTACGATGCTCAAGGTGTTCAGTTCCACGCCCTCAGAACACGGGTAGCAGGTTCCCGTCGTTTTGTCTCCCTTCATGTGTTAGTACCAGGTGCTTGGACAGTTCAGCAGGGACATGATATTTGTGAACAGATTGAACTGGCAATTGGGCGCTCGTTGCCGGGAACTTATGTTTTCACTCACTTAGAACCGTTGGAAGACCCCATTTCATGGCAAGACCAACAACTAGATCGAGACCTATAA
- a CDS encoding peptide chain release factor 3, whose protein sequence is MTTELQTEIQAEVERRRNFAIISHPDAGKTTLTEKLLLYGGAIHEAGAVKVRKAQRHATSDWMAMEQQRGISITSTVLQFEYNNCQINLLDTPGHQDFSEDTYRTLAAADNAVMLEDAAKGLEPQTRKLFEVCKMRSLPIFTFINKMDRPGREPLELLDEIEKELGLKTYPVNWPIGMGDRFKGVYDRRKQQIHLFERSAHGSREALDTVLDLGDPRIENYLDQDLYYQLKEELELLEEVGSELNFDEIHSGKMTPVFFGSAMTNFGVKLFLDSFLDYALKPGSHLSTLGDMPPEYPEFTGFVFKLQANMDAKHRDRVAFVRVCTGKFEKDMTVNHARTGKVIRLSRPQKLFAQERQSIEIAYPGDVIGLNNPGVFAIGDTIYMGKKLEYEGIPCFSPELFAYLKNPNPSKFKQFHKGVSELREEGAVQIMFSADESKRDPILAAVGQLQFEVVQFRLQNEYGAETLLDPLPYSVARWVTGGWDALNQVGRIFNAAVVKDSWNRPVLLFKNDWNCRQAEGDHPELKLSSIAPVVSVQNSSSGEEE, encoded by the coding sequence ATGACTACAGAACTCCAAACTGAAATTCAAGCGGAGGTTGAGCGACGTCGTAACTTTGCGATTATTTCTCACCCTGATGCTGGAAAAACGACCCTGACTGAAAAATTACTCCTCTACGGAGGTGCAATTCATGAAGCAGGTGCTGTTAAAGTACGGAAGGCTCAACGTCATGCAACATCAGACTGGATGGCAATGGAGCAACAACGGGGAATTTCGATTACCTCAACAGTTTTGCAGTTCGAGTATAACAATTGTCAGATTAATCTGCTAGATACACCCGGACACCAAGATTTTAGTGAAGATACCTATCGGACTTTAGCAGCCGCCGATAATGCGGTAATGTTAGAAGATGCCGCCAAGGGATTAGAACCGCAAACTCGCAAACTTTTTGAAGTTTGTAAAATGCGAAGTCTGCCAATTTTTACATTTATTAATAAAATGGATCGTCCGGGTCGAGAACCCTTAGAATTACTGGATGAAATTGAAAAAGAATTAGGGTTAAAAACCTATCCGGTTAATTGGCCGATTGGCATGGGCGATCGCTTTAAAGGGGTGTATGATCGACGTAAACAACAAATTCATTTATTTGAACGCAGTGCTCACGGAAGTCGAGAAGCGTTAGATACGGTTTTAGATTTAGGTGATCCCCGGATTGAGAACTACTTAGATCAGGATCTATATTATCAGTTGAAAGAAGAGTTAGAACTCTTGGAAGAAGTCGGGTCAGAATTGAATTTTGATGAAATTCATTCGGGTAAAATGACCCCGGTTTTCTTCGGAAGTGCCATGACGAATTTTGGGGTGAAATTATTCTTAGATTCCTTCTTAGATTATGCCTTAAAACCCGGTTCTCACCTCAGTACCTTGGGGGATATGCCACCGGAATATCCTGAGTTTACGGGTTTTGTATTTAAGCTGCAAGCGAATATGGATGCCAAGCATCGAGATCGCGTTGCTTTTGTGCGCGTTTGTACCGGAAAATTTGAAAAAGATATGACGGTTAATCATGCGCGCACGGGAAAAGTGATCCGTCTTTCTCGTCCCCAAAAATTATTTGCTCAAGAACGACAATCGATTGAAATTGCTTATCCGGGGGATGTGATTGGATTAAATAATCCAGGGGTTTTTGCCATTGGGGATACGATTTATATGGGCAAAAAATTAGAATATGAAGGAATTCCCTGTTTCAGCCCGGAATTATTTGCCTATTTAAAAAATCCGAATCCTTCTAAGTTTAAACAATTCCATAAAGGGGTTTCGGAATTGCGAGAAGAAGGGGCGGTACAAATTATGTTTTCCGCCGATGAATCGAAACGTGACCCGATTTTAGCCGCTGTAGGTCAACTGCAATTTGAAGTGGTTCAGTTTAGATTGCAAAATGAATATGGTGCTGAAACTTTATTAGATCCCTTACCTTATAGTGTGGCTCGTTGGGTAACAGGGGGTTGGGATGCGTTAAATCAAGTCGGACGGATTTTTAATGCAGCCGTAGTTAAAGATAGTTGGAATCGTCCAGTTTTACTGTTTAAAAATGACTGGAATTGTCGTCAAGCGGAAGGGGATCATCCTGAGTTAAAACTAAGTTCTATTGCTCCGGTTGTTTCCGTTCAAAATTCTTCATCTGGGGAGGAGGAATAA